One genomic window of Punica granatum isolate Tunisia-2019 chromosome 1, ASM765513v2, whole genome shotgun sequence includes the following:
- the LOC116196254 gene encoding protein WALLS ARE THIN 1-like: MADSGPRSRMWCSVPERVQLHVAMLALQFGYAGFHVVSRAALNMGMSKIVFIVYRNIIAFLLLLPFAYFLEKKERPPINLNFIVQFFLLALVGITANQGFYILGLDNTSPTFASAIQNSVPAITFLMAAILRIEQVRLNRKDGIAKVVGTILCVAGASVITLYKGPTIYSPAPPLHRPINHLILASLGDAKGKNWTLGCIYLIGHCLSWSGWLVLQAPILKKYPARLSVTSYTCFFGLIQFLIIAAFVERVPEAWHVRTGAEVFSVFYAGVVASGIAFAVQIWCIAKGGPVFVAVYQPVQTLVVAIMASIALGEEFYLGGIIGAVLIVGGLYFVLWGKSEEAKFAKLQKVAVQSAPDHGVATHSSKTVSSLAQPLLPPSSESV; the protein is encoded by the exons ATGGCTGATTCGGGTCCAAGGTCGAGAATGTGGTGCTCAGTACCGGAGCGGGTGCAGCTGCACGTGGCCATGCTGGCCCTGCAGTTCGGGTACGCGGGGTTCCATGTCGTGTCACGGGCTGCCCTCAACATGGGCATGAGCAAGATCGTGTTCATCGTCTACCGCAATATCATcgccttcctcctcctcctccccttcGCTTATTTCCTCGAAAA GAAGGAGAGGCCGCCGATCAACCTGAATTTTATAGTCCAGTTCTTCCTGCTGGCCCTTGTTGg GATAACGGCAAATCAGGGATTCTACATTTTGGGACTGGACAATACGTCGCCCACCTTCGCGTCGGCAATCCAAAACTCCGTCCCGGCAATTACCTTCCTCATGGCGGCAATCCTCAG AATAGAGCAAGTCCGGCTGAACCGGAAAGACGGAATAGCAAAGGTGGTGGGGACGATCCTTTGCGTGGCGGGTGCCTCAGTGATCACCCTCTACAAGGGCCCCACCATCTATAGCCCTGCACCGCCCCTGCACCGACCGATCAACCATCTGATCCTGGCCAGTCTTGGGGATGCGAAGGGCAAGAACTGGACCCTAGGCTGCATTTACCTAATTGGCCACTGCCTTTCATGGTCCGGATGGCTCGTCCTCCAGGCCCCCATCCTCAAGAAGTACCCAGCTCGGCTGTCTGTCACTTCATACACCTGCTTCTTCGGGCTGATCCAGTTCTTGATCATTGCCGCCTTCGTCGAGAGGGTCCCCGAGGCTTGGCACGTTCGCACAGGCGCTGAAGTCTTCAGCGTCTTCTATGCG GGAGTGGTGGCCTCCGGAATCGCATTTGCAGTTCAGATATGGTGCATTGCCAAAGGGGGCCCGGTGTTCGTCGCAGTCTACCAACCCGTCCAGACACTCGTGGTCGCTATCATGGCCTCCATTGCCCTGGGAGAGGAGTTCTACTTGGGCGG GATCATCGGGGCTGTGCTGATCGTTGGGGGATTGTACTTCGTCCTCTGGGGCAAGAGCGAGGAAGCCAAGTTCGCTAAGCTGCAGAAGGTTGCAGTCCAGTCTGCTCCGGACCATGGTGTGGCTACACACTCCTCGAAGACGGTATCGTCCCTCGCTCAGCCTCTCCTCCCTCCATCGTCGGAGAGTGTTTGA
- the LOC116199555 gene encoding protein NRT1/ PTR FAMILY 8.2-like → MDEPSVIFPVQSSMTTANQPGQKYEHKECGAVPSNLVTNGCIDIWGRIADKQTTGGWKASPFIIVNEVAERLAFFAIAVNMVAYLVIEMRQSLPTAVTHVSDWIGAAYILTLLGAFLADSYLGRFRTIISFSCIYAVGMVLLTLSASIDGLRPAPCTARPCPKATSGQTAFLYAALALIALGTGGIKPCVSSFGADQFDESDPREAHNKYAFFNWFFFAINMGALFGITVLVYLQDEKGWVWGFAVPTATMMFSVVILIAGARYYRYQKPMGSPFTRFFQVIVAATRNHFGGVKVGNGTVLYEVRTRESSIKGARKLAHTKQYRFLDKAAALTDPENANTGSPWRLCTVTQVEELKSFIRVLPIWASTIALAISFSQNSTFFVSQAAIMDRSIGPHFKIPAGSVPVFGAINALVLVPIYEKWIVPFLRWRTGHRRGISSLQRMGLGLIISVIAMASGALVERNRRNDPNPRAVSVFWLFPQIFLMGMAEVFTYVGQLEFFYDEATDGTRSISSAMFLCEFGIGSWLNTALIKIVGGTTGGEQKGWLRNDLNSSRLDYYYWVLTGISAANFFVYLWIACRYKGKSAAGAGVTDESLVEMGSQGRVQNGN, encoded by the exons ATGGACGAACCATCCGTGATTTTCCCCGTCCAGTCCTCGATGACAACGGCGAACCAACCCGGGCAGAAATACGAACATAAG GAATGCGGGGCTGTCCCGTCGAATTTGGTGACCAACGGATGTATCGATATCTGGGGGAGGATCGCTGACAAGCAGACAACTGGAGGATGGAAGGCGTCTCCGTTTATCATAG TGAACGAAGTGGCGGAGAGGCTGGCATTTTTCGCCATAGCGGTGAACATGGTGGCGTACTTGGTGATAGAGATGAGGCAGTCCCTCCCGACAGCAGTGACTCACGTCTCGGACTGGATTGGGGCGGCCTACATTCTCACCTTGCTCGGCGCATTCTTGGCCGACTCCTACTTGGGCCGCTTCAGGACCATAATCTCATTCTCTTGCATCTACGCTGTG GGGATGGTGCTGCTCACACTCTCGGCCTCCATCGACGGCCTCCGCCCTGCACCCTGCACGGCCAGGCCGTGCCCCAAAGCAACTTCCGGTCAGACAGCCTTCCTCTACGCCGCTCTCGCCCTGATAGCCCTTGGGACAGGCGGCATAAAGCCCTGCGTCTCCTCCTTTGGAGCGGACCAGTTCGACGAGTCCGACCCCCGAGAGGCGCACAACAAGTACGCCTTCTTCAACTGGTTCTTCTTCGCCATCAACATGGGGGCCCTCTTCGGCATCACTGTCCTCGTCTACCTCCAGGACGAGAAAGGCTGGGTCTGGGGCTTCGCGGTCCCTACCGCAACTATGATGTTCTCCGTAGTGATCTTAATTGCTGGGGCCCGGTACTACCGGTACCAGAAGCCCATGGGAAGCCCGTTTACGAGGTTCTTTCAGGTAATCGTGGCGGCAACGAGGAACCACTTCGGAGGGGTCAAGGTTGGGAACGGGACAGTGCTCTATGAGGTCCGGACCCGGGAGTCTAGCATTAAGGGAGCTCGGAAGCTCGCCCACACAAAGCAATACAG GTTTCTCGACAAAGCGGCCGCTCTAACGGATCCGGAGAACGCGAACACAGGAAGCCCATGGAGACTATGCACAGTGACACAAGTGGAAGAGCTTAAATCCTTCATAAGAGTCCTCCCAATTTGGGCCTCCACAATAGCCCTTGCCATCTCCTTCTCCCAGAACTCCACCTTCTTCGTGAGCCAAGCCGCGATCATGGACCGGAGCATCGGCCCCCACTTCAAAATCCCTGCCGGGTCCGTGCCCGTCTTCGGCGCCATAAACGCCCTCGTGCTTGTCCCAATCTATGAGAAATGGATCGTCCCGTTCCTCCGCTGGCGCACGGGCCACCGCCGGGGTATTTCATCCCTCCAGAGGATGGGCCTCGGCCTCATAATCTCCGTCATTGCTATGGCCTCGGGGGCCCTAGTGGAGAGAAACCGGCGAAACGATCCAAACCCGAGGGCCGTAAGCGTGTTCTGGCTGTTTCCCCAGATTTTCCTAATGGGCATGGCTGAAGTGTTCACATACGTCGGGCAGCTGGAGTTCTTTTATGACGAGGCGACTGACGGGACCCGGAGCATCAGCAGCGCAATGTTCCTTTGCGAGTTTGGGATCGGGAGCTGGCTCAACACTGCATTGATCAAAATCGTGGGAGGCACGACAGGAGGGGAGCAAAAGGGCTGGCTAAGGAACGATCTTAACAGCAGTCGACTCGACTACTATTACTGGGTCCTTACCGGCATCAGCGCGGCCAATTTCTTTGTTTACCTATGGATTGCGTGCAGGTACAAGGGCAAAAGTGCAGCAGGCGCGGGCGTAACGGATGAGAGTTTGGTCGAAATGGGCAGCCAAGGAAGGGTTCAGAATGGTAATTAG